From the genome of Segatella hominis, one region includes:
- a CDS encoding SusC/RagA family TonB-linked outer membrane protein: protein MKMKVLFASLLLAASGQVLAQSSGQVGGQVFDENGDPVVGAQIMVKGSKTGTVTDIDGKFSLPSAKQGETIVITYLGMDSQTVKAAPGMKVNMQSQDRQLDEVIVVAYGEQKKSSFTGSAGVVKGDLLEKKQLTNVFSGLQGEVAGVQMTNTSGSPTATPSFAIRGFSSINAGTSPLIIVDGAPYDGGWNNLNPNDVESVTVLKDAASNALYGARGANGVIMITTKKGKAEKATISFEAKWSGNSRATIDYDRITDPAEYYETYYKALYNYNVRDKGMSAFDAHVAANETMGKTSDKGGLGYVVYAVPEGQYLIGTNGRLNPNATLGNRVYNNGKFYTLTPDDWVDEAFRNALRQEYNMSITGGSNKMTYYASLGYLKNEGIVYNSDFERYTARVKADYQAKDWLKVGTNINFAHTDQNDVSDGSQTVFDITTRFAPIYPVYLRDGEGNIMTDENGKMYDYGDGGNGGAHRPTGLEPLRNFLQTDRLNANKTFTNVFTLNGFADITPVEGLKLTLNGTVTDNEWKNTQTTQPFYGNTATVYPGGYVYKAAYQTYTVNFQQIANYSRQFDKHSFTLMLGHENYKYMYNYLSGDKEKMFSYFGAQELDGAVKVISNGSNTSNYNTEGYFSRLMYDYDGKYFLQASYRRDASSRFHPDHRWGNFYSFGGAWILSKEKWFQSSWINMLKLKASWGQQGNDAIGDYRYTDTYYLSNFNGEVSFVQNTVGNPNITWETNSNFNAGIEFELLKSRITGSIEYFSRKTTDMLCFVYVPFSGGYTGSYDNVGDMVNRGVEVDLHFTPIRTKDLSWMINLNATHYKNKITMLNDDNKGSMLDGHPGYVSDPYFYGEGLPMHTFRLKKYAGVTADGESSWYVKDEATGELTTTTSSTAASYFNCGTPDPDLYGGFSSNLAFKGFDFSITFNYSLGGKAIDYGYKALMGNPSSGNTGFSLHKDILKAWSETNTNSDIPRFQYAVKDVDTSSAITSDRFLTNASTLTLQNINLGYTFPRKWVNSLGLSNLRVYVSGDNLYYWSKRKGFDPRGGFWGTSSESSYAQVRSFTGGISVQF from the coding sequence ATGAAAATGAAGGTTTTATTTGCTTCCCTGTTGCTGGCTGCTTCAGGGCAAGTGCTGGCACAGTCTTCCGGACAGGTCGGGGGACAGGTCTTCGATGAAAATGGAGACCCTGTAGTGGGTGCACAGATCATGGTGAAAGGTTCTAAAACCGGAACCGTGACCGACATTGATGGTAAGTTCAGCTTGCCGAGTGCTAAACAAGGAGAAACAATTGTAATCACTTATCTTGGTATGGATTCACAGACCGTGAAGGCGGCGCCGGGTATGAAGGTCAACATGCAGTCGCAAGACCGTCAGCTCGATGAGGTCATCGTGGTGGCATACGGCGAGCAGAAGAAATCATCCTTCACGGGTTCTGCGGGCGTAGTGAAAGGTGACCTTTTGGAGAAAAAGCAGCTCACCAATGTGTTCAGCGGATTGCAGGGCGAGGTAGCCGGTGTGCAGATGACCAATACTTCCGGTTCGCCAACAGCCACTCCTTCTTTTGCCATCCGTGGCTTCAGTTCCATCAACGCCGGAACATCTCCGCTCATTATCGTGGATGGTGCTCCATACGATGGCGGATGGAACAACCTCAATCCTAACGATGTGGAGAGTGTCACCGTGTTGAAGGATGCGGCATCCAACGCCCTCTATGGTGCCCGTGGTGCCAATGGTGTTATCATGATTACCACCAAGAAGGGTAAGGCTGAGAAGGCTACCATCAGCTTCGAGGCTAAGTGGAGCGGCAACAGTCGTGCCACCATCGATTACGACCGCATCACCGACCCTGCCGAGTATTATGAAACCTATTACAAGGCTCTCTATAATTATAATGTACGCGACAAGGGCATGTCGGCTTTCGATGCGCATGTTGCTGCCAATGAGACTATGGGCAAGACAAGCGACAAGGGCGGATTGGGCTATGTGGTCTATGCCGTTCCTGAGGGACAGTATCTCATTGGAACCAACGGCCGCCTGAACCCGAATGCCACCCTGGGCAATCGTGTTTATAACAACGGCAAGTTCTATACTCTTACCCCTGACGACTGGGTGGATGAGGCTTTCCGCAATGCGCTGCGCCAGGAATACAACATGAGTATTACCGGTGGTAGCAACAAGATGACCTACTATGCTTCCCTGGGCTATCTGAAGAACGAGGGTATCGTATATAACTCTGATTTCGAGCGATATACAGCCCGTGTCAAGGCTGATTACCAGGCCAAGGACTGGCTGAAGGTGGGCACGAACATCAACTTTGCCCATACCGACCAGAATGATGTGAGCGATGGTAGCCAGACGGTTTTCGATATCACCACCCGCTTTGCACCTATCTATCCGGTTTATCTGCGTGATGGCGAAGGCAACATCATGACCGATGAGAATGGCAAGATGTATGACTATGGTGATGGTGGAAATGGCGGTGCACACCGTCCTACGGGATTGGAACCTCTGAGAAACTTCCTGCAGACGGATAGACTCAACGCCAACAAGACCTTTACCAATGTGTTCACCCTCAATGGTTTTGCTGATATCACCCCTGTCGAGGGCTTGAAGCTGACACTGAACGGCACCGTGACCGACAATGAGTGGAAGAATACACAGACCACCCAGCCTTTCTATGGAAATACTGCAACGGTTTATCCGGGTGGATATGTATATAAGGCAGCTTATCAGACCTATACGGTCAACTTCCAGCAGATAGCCAACTACAGCAGGCAGTTTGACAAGCACAGCTTTACCCTGATGCTGGGTCATGAGAACTATAAGTACATGTATAATTACCTGAGTGGTGACAAGGAGAAGATGTTCTCTTATTTCGGAGCACAGGAACTGGATGGTGCCGTGAAGGTGATTTCCAACGGCAGCAACACCAGCAATTATAACACCGAGGGTTATTTCTCCCGACTGATGTACGATTACGATGGCAAGTATTTCCTGCAGGCATCTTACCGTAGAGACGCCTCATCCCGCTTCCATCCCGACCATCGCTGGGGTAACTTCTATTCCTTCGGCGGAGCCTGGATTCTGAGCAAGGAAAAATGGTTCCAGTCTTCCTGGATTAATATGCTGAAGCTGAAGGCTTCATGGGGGCAGCAGGGTAACGATGCCATCGGCGACTACCGTTACACCGATACCTACTATCTCAGCAATTTCAATGGCGAGGTAAGTTTCGTGCAGAACACCGTGGGTAATCCGAATATTACCTGGGAGACCAACAGCAACTTCAATGCAGGTATCGAGTTTGAACTCCTCAAGAGCCGCATCACGGGTAGCATCGAGTACTTCAGTCGCAAGACCACCGATATGCTCTGCTTCGTATATGTGCCATTCTCAGGCGGTTATACCGGTTCTTATGACAATGTGGGTGATATGGTCAACCGCGGTGTGGAGGTAGATTTGCACTTTACGCCTATCCGCACCAAGGACCTCTCGTGGATGATCAACCTTAACGCCACCCACTACAAGAACAAGATTACGATGCTCAACGACGACAATAAGGGCAGTATGCTCGATGGACATCCTGGTTACGTAAGCGATCCTTACTTCTATGGCGAGGGTCTGCCTATGCACACCTTCCGCCTGAAGAAATATGCCGGAGTTACGGCAGATGGTGAGTCTTCCTGGTATGTGAAGGATGAGGCTACCGGCGAACTGACCACAACTACATCCTCCACCGCAGCCTCTTATTTCAACTGTGGTACACCAGACCCAGACCTTTATGGAGGTTTCAGCAGCAACCTGGCATTCAAGGGCTTCGACTTCTCCATCACCTTCAACTACAGTCTGGGCGGCAAGGCCATCGACTACGGTTACAAGGCTTTGATGGGTAATCCATCTTCCGGCAACACCGGATTCTCCCTGCACAAGGATATCCTGAAGGCATGGTCAGAAACCAATACCAATTCTGATATCCCACGCTTCCAGTATGCCGTGAAGGATGTGGATACCAGTTCGGCCATCACTTCCGACCGCTTCCTGACGAATGCTTCCACGCTTACCCTGCAGAATATCAACCTGGGCTACACCTTCCCACGAAAATGGGTAAATAGTTTAGGATTGAGCAACCTGCGAGTATATGTATCGGGCGACAACCTCTACTATTGGAGCAAGCGCAAGGGCTTCGACCCTCGTGGCGGCTTCTGGGGTACTTCTTCTGAATCATCCTATGCGCAGGTTCGTTCCTTCACCGGAGGCATCTCTGTGCAGTTCTAA
- a CDS encoding DUF6088 family protein, translated as MVITRQIKEKLSSTPAGVVLTTRDFGVEMRYQPALAKALSRLVLQGELLKIAKGKYYIPKKTIFGTLKPSDSELVKDFLEQDGKIVGYITGTAAFASMGLTTQISSSILIGTNKYRRPTIRNGVKVSFLLQENIITSSNIPLLRILDALRLIKEIPATSPDECVTNICKAIEVLSQEEKQELAELSLAYTPYVRALLGAIYENMELDTQVISSTLNGVTSYKLPISDKVLSNKRNWNII; from the coding sequence ATGGTTATAACAAGACAGATAAAAGAAAAATTGTCATCAACTCCTGCTGGAGTTGTACTGACAACACGAGACTTTGGTGTGGAGATGCGGTATCAGCCTGCACTCGCCAAGGCCCTCAGCCGTCTTGTGCTCCAAGGCGAATTGCTGAAGATAGCTAAGGGGAAATACTATATCCCTAAGAAAACAATATTTGGAACGCTGAAACCTTCCGACTCAGAACTCGTAAAAGACTTTCTGGAGCAAGATGGAAAAATAGTTGGTTACATAACAGGAACAGCTGCATTTGCATCTATGGGACTTACCACTCAGATAAGTTCATCTATATTAATAGGTACCAACAAATATCGTCGCCCTACTATCCGAAATGGCGTGAAGGTTTCTTTCCTCTTGCAGGAAAATATTATCACTTCAAGCAATATCCCATTGCTTAGGATACTGGATGCGTTGCGCTTGATAAAGGAAATTCCAGCAACATCACCCGATGAATGTGTAACAAACATCTGCAAGGCAATAGAAGTACTTTCGCAGGAAGAAAAGCAAGAACTTGCAGAATTGTCCTTGGCATACACCCCTTATGTAAGGGCATTGCTTGGAGCTATATATGAAAATATGGAGCTTGATACACAGGTTATCAGTAGTACACTGAATGGAGTAACGAGCTATAAACTCCCTATCTCTGATAAAGTATTGTCAAACAAAAGAAACTGGAATATCATATGA
- a CDS encoding C10 family peptidase yields MKKNQSIIRKMGMLLMAAFLLATTFTACSSDDVVKTQLETPAVTEGSKTVSSLAFNWQPVAGASQYAYELYDADEKVVQGGVTAATSVVTTGLKPSSTYTLKVWAYSPLNSDKTTSPIATLKATTNAKTPLVKPTPTAETGNGGVTISWPAVEHADYYKYSYTVDGEVKTGSVETNSVTLTDLPIGEYTIQIIASSNDENYADSEPISLTFQRTKSELWRADGTYTSVGLGTSFKATIVAYDDGTYTIDKPFGEEGYSISFTVPEGSTEITPVGTASNGYYAFYVSSQYYVSLYTAGGYSEFDGTKEEGDVWFYSYLNDYDGNQVGEGGYDEFTWSEGDDIPEGCKEEVPALLTTTWNQYAPYYNATPLDNGQPSLTGCVATALAQIMNYYQYPEKYADGTKIDWNQMLPTYEGVEYTDAQANAVAQLMAHCGEAVNTTYGSGVSSAYPSEAATGLPAKFGYIVKYYGYRDYPNAQDAKLWKEVVFRELSAGRPVLYGGTSYKNGEADYFSHSFVIDGYDKQGRVHVNYGYGGKGDGYFPIDKLPMKFDGWDETFDTYQTLVVIHRPQDGEIDYTLQPQ; encoded by the coding sequence ATGAAAAAGAATCAATCAATAATACGCAAGATGGGGATGCTGCTGATGGCAGCATTCCTCCTTGCCACAACCTTCACTGCCTGCAGCAGTGACGATGTGGTGAAGACGCAGTTGGAGACTCCTGCTGTTACCGAAGGAAGCAAGACGGTAAGTTCGCTGGCTTTCAACTGGCAGCCTGTGGCTGGCGCTTCCCAGTATGCCTACGAACTTTACGATGCTGATGAAAAGGTAGTGCAGGGTGGTGTAACCGCTGCCACATCTGTAGTTACCACGGGCTTGAAGCCTAGCAGCACCTACACCCTGAAGGTATGGGCATATTCGCCTTTGAACAGCGATAAGACCACTTCGCCTATCGCAACCCTCAAGGCAACCACCAATGCCAAGACTCCGCTGGTTAAGCCTACTCCTACGGCTGAAACCGGTAATGGCGGTGTCACGATTTCATGGCCGGCAGTGGAGCATGCCGATTACTACAAGTACAGTTATACCGTAGATGGCGAGGTGAAGACGGGTAGTGTGGAAACTAACAGTGTGACCCTTACCGACCTGCCTATCGGCGAATATACCATCCAGATTATCGCATCGAGCAACGATGAGAACTATGCCGATTCTGAGCCTATCTCGCTCACCTTCCAGCGCACCAAGAGTGAGCTTTGGCGAGCTGACGGTACTTATACATCCGTAGGTTTGGGCACCAGTTTCAAGGCAACCATCGTGGCATACGATGATGGTACCTATACCATCGATAAACCGTTTGGCGAGGAAGGCTATAGCATCAGCTTCACCGTTCCGGAGGGTTCTACCGAGATTACTCCTGTGGGTACGGCAAGCAATGGCTATTATGCTTTCTATGTAAGCAGCCAGTATTATGTAAGTCTTTATACAGCTGGCGGTTATTCTGAGTTTGATGGCACCAAGGAAGAGGGTGATGTCTGGTTCTATTCTTACCTGAACGATTATGATGGCAACCAGGTAGGTGAAGGTGGTTACGATGAATTCACCTGGAGCGAGGGTGATGACATCCCTGAGGGCTGCAAGGAAGAAGTTCCTGCGCTTCTCACCACAACCTGGAATCAGTATGCACCTTATTATAATGCCACTCCATTAGATAATGGTCAACCATCGCTTACGGGCTGTGTGGCTACGGCTTTGGCTCAGATTATGAATTATTATCAGTATCCTGAAAAGTATGCCGATGGCACCAAGATTGATTGGAACCAGATGTTGCCTACTTACGAGGGTGTGGAATACACCGATGCCCAGGCAAATGCCGTGGCTCAGTTGATGGCTCATTGTGGAGAGGCAGTGAATACCACTTATGGTTCGGGCGTCAGCTCCGCCTATCCATCCGAGGCAGCAACGGGACTTCCTGCCAAGTTTGGCTACATAGTGAAGTATTACGGTTATCGTGATTATCCTAATGCGCAGGATGCCAAGCTTTGGAAGGAGGTTGTATTCCGCGAGTTGAGTGCCGGTCGCCCAGTGCTTTATGGCGGTACTTCTTATAAGAATGGTGAGGCAGACTATTTCTCTCATTCTTTCGTCATCGATGGTTATGACAAGCAGGGACGTGTGCATGTAAACTATGGCTATGGTGGCAAGGGCGATGGCTATTTCCCTATCGACAAGTTGCCGATGAAGTTTGATGGTTGGGATGAGACCTTTGATACCTATCAGACATTGGTAGTCATTCATCGTCCTCAGGATGGTGAGATTGATTATACTTTGCAGCCACAGTAA
- a CDS encoding TonB-dependent receptor yields MNIKRGIIVLGLLSAASMPTWAQQIKGVVIDQKSKETLIGAVITVDGTNVKAITNIDGNFQIDGLDKEKTYTLYINYIGYKTQKIDGVQAKDADQVIALQPDEQQLKEVTVTAVERRNTDAAMIQVAKNSPVIVSNVSAQEISRTQDTNAGEVIRRVPGVSLIDDKFVMVRGLSQRYNNVWVNGGAVPSSEADSRAFSFDIIPSSQIDNLTIVKSPTAEYPADYSGGFIIVNTKEIPAENSFNIAVGGNWNTSSAFKDFSYSKGSGTDFLGFDNGLRNLNGGIHADLNPQLDANGKPVGDYATSLLGNGLNNDWLIKNRKPLGDLKLAASLNQRWMLGGRTLGMLAALNYTNEYRTYENMENNLYGIYDAANDKPNYLRHSVDDQYNNNVRLGAMLNFTFLSKDGNHKYQLKNIFNQLATSRYTWRDGVSAQSNLERSAEYYYRSRTTYNGQLTGKHTFTSDALDWSIGYAYANRHLPDRRRFLIDDALESGVYALSTGNDISREWTQLDEHILSLGVNDKHHFKFGNFEPDLQVGAYGEYRSREYQTRNFIYNWNVSANNMPSDFRHSDIPTLLSNETNMGYDKLYLLEEKQMRNNYRGHNTLGAGYLAMSLPFGKLGIHAGVRFEHNDMELISNSRDYEKSESSRHYKTDDVFPSLNTTYKISNQHQARLSYGHSINRPEFREVSPAVYYDFDLASNVQGNTELKNCYVDNLDLRYEWYPSRGELISLAVFYKHFDSPIEWTYTVAGGTDLIYSYKNAKSANNYGVELDIRKNLDFIGLKDFSWSFNGALIKSKVQFEKGAKEEDRPMQGQSPYLINTGIFYKNEPLKMDIALLYNRIGKRIIGVGRSEGSTGDDSNSRVPHSYEMPRNTIDLSLAKKFGDHLELKLNVRDLLAEKIYYKQFADVTYSDGSKKEVEEIARCYKPGRNIGLQAIYKF; encoded by the coding sequence ATGAATATTAAAAGGGGAATTATTGTATTAGGATTGCTCTCGGCGGCTAGCATGCCAACGTGGGCGCAACAGATTAAGGGTGTGGTTATCGACCAGAAATCGAAAGAGACACTCATCGGTGCAGTCATCACTGTGGATGGAACCAACGTGAAGGCTATCACCAACATCGACGGAAACTTCCAGATCGATGGATTGGATAAAGAAAAGACATATACACTATATATTAACTATATAGGATATAAGACTCAAAAAATTGACGGGGTTCAGGCGAAGGACGCAGACCAGGTGATTGCGCTGCAACCTGATGAACAGCAGCTGAAGGAGGTGACCGTTACCGCAGTGGAAAGGCGTAATACGGATGCGGCAATGATACAGGTGGCCAAAAACAGTCCCGTCATCGTGAGCAATGTTTCGGCACAGGAAATATCTCGTACTCAGGATACGAATGCGGGTGAGGTGATACGCCGAGTGCCAGGCGTGAGCCTCATCGACGATAAATTCGTGATGGTTCGTGGTTTGTCACAGCGTTATAACAATGTGTGGGTGAACGGAGGAGCTGTGCCTAGTTCTGAGGCTGATTCCAGGGCATTCTCCTTCGACATCATCCCAAGTTCGCAAATCGACAACCTCACCATCGTGAAGTCGCCAACGGCTGAATATCCCGCAGACTACTCGGGCGGTTTCATCATCGTCAACACCAAGGAGATTCCGGCAGAAAACAGTTTCAACATCGCCGTAGGCGGAAACTGGAATACATCTTCTGCCTTCAAGGACTTCTCTTACTCAAAAGGTTCCGGAACCGATTTCCTAGGGTTCGACAATGGCTTGAGAAACCTGAATGGGGGCATCCATGCTGACTTGAACCCACAGCTCGATGCCAACGGGAAACCGGTGGGCGATTATGCTACTTCGCTCCTGGGCAACGGGCTTAATAATGATTGGCTCATCAAGAACAGGAAGCCTTTGGGCGACTTGAAACTGGCGGCCAGCCTGAACCAGCGCTGGATGCTGGGCGGAAGAACACTCGGCATGCTCGCCGCCCTGAACTATACCAACGAATACCGCACCTACGAGAACATGGAGAACAATCTCTATGGCATCTATGATGCGGCAAACGACAAGCCGAACTATCTTCGTCACTCTGTTGACGACCAGTATAATAATAACGTGAGACTCGGAGCAATGCTCAACTTCACCTTCCTTTCCAAGGACGGCAATCACAAGTATCAGCTCAAGAACATCTTCAACCAGTTGGCTACCAGCCGATATACCTGGCGTGATGGCGTGAGCGCCCAGTCGAACCTGGAGCGAAGCGCAGAGTATTACTACCGCAGTCGAACTACATATAACGGTCAGCTTACCGGCAAGCACACCTTCACTAGCGACGCCCTTGACTGGAGCATCGGGTATGCGTATGCCAACCGTCATTTGCCTGACCGTCGCAGATTTCTCATCGACGATGCTCTTGAATCGGGCGTTTATGCCCTGAGCACCGGCAACGACATATCCCGCGAGTGGACTCAACTCGATGAACACATTCTCTCTCTTGGTGTAAATGACAAGCACCACTTCAAGTTTGGCAACTTTGAGCCAGACTTGCAAGTGGGTGCCTACGGAGAGTATCGCAGCCGAGAATACCAGACCCGCAACTTCATCTACAACTGGAATGTTTCAGCTAACAACATGCCATCCGACTTCCGCCACAGCGACATCCCAACCCTGCTCTCCAACGAGACAAACATGGGTTACGACAAGCTGTATCTTCTGGAGGAAAAGCAGATGCGCAACAACTACCGCGGACACAACACCTTAGGCGCAGGATACCTGGCGATGTCTCTCCCCTTTGGCAAACTCGGCATCCACGCCGGTGTCCGCTTCGAGCATAATGATATGGAACTCATCTCCAATTCCCGTGACTACGAGAAGAGTGAATCGAGCCGTCATTACAAGACAGACGATGTTTTTCCATCTCTCAATACGACCTATAAGATCAGCAACCAGCATCAGGCTCGCCTCTCGTATGGACACAGTATCAACCGACCAGAATTCCGCGAGGTATCACCGGCGGTATATTATGACTTCGATCTTGCCAGCAACGTACAGGGAAACACAGAACTGAAGAACTGCTATGTCGATAACCTCGACCTGCGATATGAGTGGTATCCATCCCGTGGAGAACTCATCTCATTAGCAGTTTTCTACAAGCATTTCGATTCTCCTATCGAGTGGACCTACACGGTGGCTGGCGGCACAGACTTGATTTATTCTTATAAGAATGCAAAGAGTGCCAACAACTATGGTGTGGAGCTGGACATCAGAAAGAATCTCGACTTCATCGGACTGAAAGATTTCAGCTGGTCGTTCAACGGTGCCCTGATTAAGAGTAAGGTGCAGTTTGAGAAGGGAGCGAAAGAGGAAGACAGACCGATGCAGGGACAGTCGCCATACCTTATCAACACAGGCATCTTCTATAAGAATGAGCCTTTGAAGATGGATATCGCCCTACTCTACAACCGCATCGGAAAGCGAATCATCGGTGTGGGAAGAAGCGAGGGAAGCACAGGCGATGACTCCAACTCCCGAGTGCCTCACAGCTATGAGATGCCTCGCAACACCATCGACCTTTCACTGGCTAAGAAATTCGGCGACCATCTCGAACTGAAACTCAACGTAAGAGATCTTCTTGCAGAAAAGATATACTACAAGCAGTTTGCTGATGTAACGTATAGCGACGGAAGCAAGAAGGAAGTGGAAGAAATTGCAAGATGCTACAAGCCGGGCAGAAACATCGGTTTGCAGGCGATATACAAATTCTAA
- a CDS encoding carboxypeptidase-like regulatory domain-containing protein — protein sequence MRRFIFFLIVCEFFSLACIAANKTIIKGHIVDEFGKNVEFASVYVDSIYAVSDKEGNFSLVVPDGMKQELVISHISYQTSKIPYDVYSKKTSLQLTLKEKTCDLSDVTVVSSKKQEGILGKGVRAPGDVAFHNVRNTKYETGPLFVVNKDYYVKTAKLRVQKCTFASCTIRLIIYEVKGTNFMPVQHRPLYVRLSEISDKKDLSVWIEEPLKLERNHKYYIGVAVMASSGNGEIHFPAYFKKGCVRNLCTDRKKNLPVTLGVSLYGISAKHLQ from the coding sequence ATGAGGAGATTTATATTTTTTCTGATTGTCTGCGAGTTCTTTTCTTTGGCATGTATTGCTGCAAATAAGACTATTATAAAAGGACATATTGTAGATGAATTTGGTAAGAACGTTGAATTCGCTAGTGTATATGTAGATAGTATATATGCAGTATCTGACAAGGAAGGAAATTTCTCTCTGGTGGTGCCCGATGGTATGAAACAGGAACTTGTGATTAGTCATATCAGTTATCAGACCAGTAAAATTCCTTATGATGTATATAGCAAAAAGACTTCGCTGCAACTTACGTTGAAGGAAAAGACCTGTGATTTGTCTGATGTAACTGTTGTTTCCAGTAAAAAGCAGGAAGGCATTCTGGGGAAAGGAGTTCGGGCACCAGGTGATGTTGCATTTCATAACGTTAGAAACACGAAATATGAAACGGGCCCCTTATTTGTTGTAAATAAAGACTATTATGTGAAAACAGCCAAGTTGCGAGTACAAAAATGTACTTTTGCTTCATGCACAATTCGTTTAATCATTTATGAAGTAAAGGGAACAAATTTTATGCCTGTACAGCATCGACCTTTGTACGTCCGATTATCCGAAATTTCAGATAAGAAGGATTTATCTGTTTGGATAGAAGAACCGTTGAAACTGGAGCGCAATCATAAATATTATATAGGTGTAGCTGTTATGGCAAGTAGCGGTAATGGCGAAATTCATTTTCCTGCTTATTTCAAGAAGGGCTGCGTAAGAAATCTGTGTACTGATAGAAAAAAGAATTTGCCAGTAACCTTGGGCGTTTCTCTTTATGGTATATCTGCAAAGCATCTTCAGTAA
- a CDS encoding RagB/SusD family nutrient uptake outer membrane protein has protein sequence MNKMKRNINHIIAAMGMALGVLSLSSCIEETYPNNQAVPGQISSSSKSLEYLANSLPSFLTTWNTYGGSDYTQDWGYPCQMYMRDLLCEDFPMSDNGYNYWSYTEDGSTLRYAYYYPFYYYYAFIKNANNVISTAKSSVEGGNKSAAPYMGQGYGYRAMLYLDLYRLYEYRKTGVATLDDAAEKAGVYGLTVPIVKETTSKTELGNNPSAPFYTMYRFIMNDLNLAEEALDGYSRSNKAFMDKSVIYGLKTRLWLAMASRFEQSADDLAKQIEADKNEDGYGKLGITSANDCFAKAAEYAQKAIHADTYKPLTEAEWSDTNTGFNTANDSWMFGTLVNSKEQINTSEWYTFWGWMCSEAAWSMAQYNSYRCISKALYDKISVKDWRRQSWVNPADAGEKINAAGKDSVPAGYKTKMTGEQWAKLPQYANMKFRAGSGGITKNDLETGQIASLPLMRVEEMYFDYFEAIAHTQGVEAAAQALQDFVNTYRYTDGSYKCKAKTMDDFITALMVQRRIELWGEGLVFFDYKRLNLPIKRHYAGSNYEPNYQLNSYAGYVAPWMNYMIPEDEKDRNPAVVLGPNPSGAITAE, from the coding sequence ATGAACAAAATGAAAAGAAATATCAATCATATCATCGCAGCGATGGGGATGGCACTGGGTGTGCTGAGCCTCAGCAGCTGTATAGAGGAAACCTATCCGAACAATCAGGCGGTGCCTGGGCAGATCAGTTCCTCAAGCAAGTCGTTGGAATATCTTGCCAACAGTCTTCCTTCTTTCCTCACCACCTGGAATACCTACGGCGGTAGCGACTATACCCAGGACTGGGGTTATCCTTGCCAGATGTACATGCGCGATTTGCTCTGCGAGGATTTCCCGATGAGCGACAATGGCTATAACTACTGGTCGTATACAGAGGATGGATCTACTCTGCGCTACGCATATTATTATCCATTCTACTACTATTATGCATTCATCAAGAATGCCAATAATGTCATCTCTACCGCCAAGAGTTCGGTGGAGGGTGGCAACAAGAGTGCAGCGCCTTATATGGGACAGGGCTACGGCTATCGTGCCATGCTCTATCTCGACTTGTACAGACTCTATGAATATCGCAAGACGGGTGTGGCTACTCTGGATGATGCCGCTGAGAAGGCTGGAGTATATGGACTCACGGTGCCTATCGTAAAGGAAACTACCAGCAAGACGGAACTGGGCAACAACCCTAGTGCGCCTTTCTACACCATGTACCGTTTCATCATGAACGACCTGAACCTGGCTGAGGAGGCGCTGGACGGTTACAGCCGAAGCAACAAGGCTTTCATGGACAAGAGTGTAATCTATGGTCTGAAAACCCGTCTGTGGCTTGCCATGGCATCCCGCTTTGAGCAGAGTGCCGACGACCTTGCCAAGCAGATTGAGGCCGATAAGAACGAAGACGGATATGGCAAGTTGGGCATCACTTCTGCTAACGACTGCTTTGCCAAGGCTGCTGAATATGCGCAGAAGGCCATCCATGCCGATACCTACAAGCCACTGACAGAAGCGGAGTGGTCGGATACCAATACGGGCTTCAACACTGCCAACGATTCCTGGATGTTCGGTACGCTTGTTAACAGCAAGGAGCAGATTAACACATCAGAGTGGTACACCTTCTGGGGCTGGATGTGCTCGGAGGCAGCTTGGAGCATGGCTCAGTATAACTCATACCGCTGCATCAGCAAGGCACTCTACGACAAGATTTCCGTGAAAGACTGGCGCCGCCAGAGTTGGGTAAATCCTGCTGATGCCGGAGAGAAGATCAATGCGGCTGGCAAGGACAGTGTGCCTGCGGGCTACAAGACCAAGATGACGGGTGAGCAGTGGGCCAAGCTTCCTCAGTATGCCAACATGAAGTTCCGTGCAGGTAGTGGCGGTATCACCAAGAACGACCTGGAGACCGGTCAGATTGCTTCGCTGCCGCTGATGCGTGTAGAGGAGATGTACTTTGATTATTTCGAGGCCATTGCTCACACCCAGGGTGTAGAGGCAGCAGCCCAGGCTTTGCAGGACTTCGTGAACACGTATCGTTACACCGACGGTTCCTACAAGTGCAAGGCAAAGACCATGGACGATTTCATCACAGCCCTGATGGTGCAGCGTCGCATCGAACTGTGGGGTGAGGGCCTGGTGTTCTTCGATTACAAGCGTCTCAATCTCCCTATCAAGCGCCATTATGCAGGCAGCAACTACGAGCCAAACTATCAGCTCAACTCTTATGCCGGCTATGTGGCACCTTGGATGAACTATATGATTCCTGAGGATGAGAAGGATAGAAACCCGGCAGTGGTGCTTGGTCCAAATCCATCTGGTGCCATCACGGCAGAGTAA